A genomic stretch from Salvia splendens isolate huo1 unplaced genomic scaffold, SspV2 ctg667, whole genome shotgun sequence includes:
- the LOC121790919 gene encoding cyclin-dependent kinase C-1-like isoform X2, whose amino-acid sequence MAATNQLNVDERPSWGSRSVECFEKLEQIGEGTYGQVYMAREKRTGEIVALKKIRMDNEKEGFPITAIREIKILKKLQHENVIQLKEIVTSPGRETNEQVQPDAENNKYKGSIYMVFEYMDHDLTGLADRPGLRFTVPQIKCYMKQLLTGLHYCHVNQVLHRDIKGSNLLIDNEGNLKLADFGLARSFSNDINANLTNRVITLWYRPPELLLGATKYGPAVDMWSVGCIFAELLYGKPILPGKNEPEQLNKIFELCGTPDELIWPGVSKIPWYNKFKPTRPMKKRIRELFRHFDRHALDLLEKMLVLDPAQRISAKDALDAEYFWNDPLPCDPKSLPKYESSHEFQTKKKRQQQRQNEEIAKRQKLQHPQQHARLPPIQQSGQSHQQHWNGPGHQMNNNSQMAMSGAPSHHQYGKPRGPPAGPSRYPPGGAGGGGGGYYQDRGGQSGGYSSAPFPSQGRGPPPYPGNTAPSNGPRGAAGGYGAPPNYSQSGQYNGRGQNPMGGNRNQQYGWQQ is encoded by the exons ATGGCGGCTACTAATCAGCTCAATGTCGACGAGCGGCCGTCGTGGGGGTCTCGGAGCGTCGAGTGCTTCGAAAAACTCGAGCAAATCGGGGAAGGGACATACGG TCAAGTATATATGGCAAGAGAAAAGAGAACTGGAGAGATTGTCGCTTTGAAAAAGATACGGATGGATAATGAAAAAGAGGGG TTTCCCATCACTGCTATCCGagaaattaaaattctaaagaAGCTACAACATGAAAATGTTATTCAGTTGAAAGAGATAGTGACATCTCCtg GTCGGGAAACCAACGAGCAGGTACAGCCAG ATGCAGAGAACAATAAGTACAAGGGAAGCATTTATATGGTGTTTGAATACATGGATCACGACTTAACTGGCCTAGCAGATCGTCCTGGACTAAGATTTACTGTTCCCCAAATAAAA TGTTACATGAAGCAACTGCTCACAGGTCTTCATTACTGTCATGTTAATCAAGTGCTTCATAGAGACATAAAAG GCTCCAATCTTCTCATTGACAATGAGGGAAACCTGAAGCTTGCAGATTTTGGACTTGCACGTTCCTTTTCCAATGACATTAATGCTAATCTTACAAATCGGGTTATAACATTGTGGTACAG ACCTCCAGAGTTACTTCTTGGAGCTACAAAGTATGGTCCAGCTGTTGACATGTGGTCTGTGGGTTGTATCTTTGCTGAACTATTGTACGGAAAACCAATCTTACCAGGAAAGAATGAG CCTGAACAgttgaataaaatatttgagCTTTGTGGAACCCCTGATGAGTTGATATGGCCCGGAGTTTCCAAGATTCCTTGGTATAACAAATTTAAGCCTACTCGTCCTATGAAAAAGCGAATCCGGGAGCTCTTTAGACA TTTCGACAGACATGCTTTGGATTTACTGGAGAAAATGCTAGTTCTTGACCCTGCACAG AGAATCTCAGCAAAGGACGCCTTAGATGCAGAATATTTCTGGAATGATCCCTTACCTTGTGATCCGAAAAG TTTGCCAAAATACGAATCATCACACGAGTTTCAGACAAAGAAGAAGAGACAGCAACAACGACAGAATGAAGAAATTGCAAAACGGCAGAAGTTGCAACATCCACAGCAACATGCTCGCTTGCCCCCCATCCAACAATCCGGACAGTCTCATCAACAGCACTGGAATGGCCCCGGTCATCAGATGAACAACAACTCTCAGATGGCCATGTCTGGTGCGCCCAGTCATCATCAATACGGAAAGCCACGTGGCCCACCAGCAGGACCCAGTAGGTATCCCCCAGGCGGGgctggaggtggtggtggtggctaCTATCAAGATCGCGGAGGTCAGAGCGGAGGCTACAGTAGTGCCCCGTTCCCCTCACAGGGGCGAGGACCCCCACCATATCCTGGAAACACAGCCCCCTCAAA
- the LOC121790919 gene encoding cyclin-dependent kinase C-1-like isoform X1: MAATNQLNVDERPSWGSRSVECFEKLEQIGEGTYGQVYMAREKRTGEIVALKKIRMDNEKEGFPITAIREIKILKKLQHENVIQLKEIVTSPGRETNEQVQPVADAENNKYKGSIYMVFEYMDHDLTGLADRPGLRFTVPQIKCYMKQLLTGLHYCHVNQVLHRDIKGSNLLIDNEGNLKLADFGLARSFSNDINANLTNRVITLWYRPPELLLGATKYGPAVDMWSVGCIFAELLYGKPILPGKNEPEQLNKIFELCGTPDELIWPGVSKIPWYNKFKPTRPMKKRIRELFRHFDRHALDLLEKMLVLDPAQRISAKDALDAEYFWNDPLPCDPKSLPKYESSHEFQTKKKRQQQRQNEEIAKRQKLQHPQQHARLPPIQQSGQSHQQHWNGPGHQMNNNSQMAMSGAPSHHQYGKPRGPPAGPSRYPPGGAGGGGGGYYQDRGGQSGGYSSAPFPSQGRGPPPYPGNTAPSNGPRGAAGGYGAPPNYSQSGQYNGRGQNPMGGNRNQQYGWQQ, encoded by the exons ATGGCGGCTACTAATCAGCTCAATGTCGACGAGCGGCCGTCGTGGGGGTCTCGGAGCGTCGAGTGCTTCGAAAAACTCGAGCAAATCGGGGAAGGGACATACGG TCAAGTATATATGGCAAGAGAAAAGAGAACTGGAGAGATTGTCGCTTTGAAAAAGATACGGATGGATAATGAAAAAGAGGGG TTTCCCATCACTGCTATCCGagaaattaaaattctaaagaAGCTACAACATGAAAATGTTATTCAGTTGAAAGAGATAGTGACATCTCCtg GTCGGGAAACCAACGAGCAGGTACAGCCAG TTGCAGATGCAGAGAACAATAAGTACAAGGGAAGCATTTATATGGTGTTTGAATACATGGATCACGACTTAACTGGCCTAGCAGATCGTCCTGGACTAAGATTTACTGTTCCCCAAATAAAA TGTTACATGAAGCAACTGCTCACAGGTCTTCATTACTGTCATGTTAATCAAGTGCTTCATAGAGACATAAAAG GCTCCAATCTTCTCATTGACAATGAGGGAAACCTGAAGCTTGCAGATTTTGGACTTGCACGTTCCTTTTCCAATGACATTAATGCTAATCTTACAAATCGGGTTATAACATTGTGGTACAG ACCTCCAGAGTTACTTCTTGGAGCTACAAAGTATGGTCCAGCTGTTGACATGTGGTCTGTGGGTTGTATCTTTGCTGAACTATTGTACGGAAAACCAATCTTACCAGGAAAGAATGAG CCTGAACAgttgaataaaatatttgagCTTTGTGGAACCCCTGATGAGTTGATATGGCCCGGAGTTTCCAAGATTCCTTGGTATAACAAATTTAAGCCTACTCGTCCTATGAAAAAGCGAATCCGGGAGCTCTTTAGACA TTTCGACAGACATGCTTTGGATTTACTGGAGAAAATGCTAGTTCTTGACCCTGCACAG AGAATCTCAGCAAAGGACGCCTTAGATGCAGAATATTTCTGGAATGATCCCTTACCTTGTGATCCGAAAAG TTTGCCAAAATACGAATCATCACACGAGTTTCAGACAAAGAAGAAGAGACAGCAACAACGACAGAATGAAGAAATTGCAAAACGGCAGAAGTTGCAACATCCACAGCAACATGCTCGCTTGCCCCCCATCCAACAATCCGGACAGTCTCATCAACAGCACTGGAATGGCCCCGGTCATCAGATGAACAACAACTCTCAGATGGCCATGTCTGGTGCGCCCAGTCATCATCAATACGGAAAGCCACGTGGCCCACCAGCAGGACCCAGTAGGTATCCCCCAGGCGGGgctggaggtggtggtggtggctaCTATCAAGATCGCGGAGGTCAGAGCGGAGGCTACAGTAGTGCCCCGTTCCCCTCACAGGGGCGAGGACCCCCACCATATCCTGGAAACACAGCCCCCTCAAA